The Marasmius oreades isolate 03SP1 chromosome 11, whole genome shotgun sequence genome includes a region encoding these proteins:
- a CDS encoding uncharacterized protein (CAZy:GH43), giving the protein MCYIMRSRPPTAAILSSVLPLVLRWNQVPGQTSVQSSCPSRVMFSMLVVDPDLIDYNGLKLSFGSWSSGIYQISISSDVNHASSRTPGTHLAGGNGRPVEGAITFKPDNSSYWFHFFSDGVTHLTSKPLPPGKEYKVLVGRGSGGTGPFYGKFGRALTETSDPPPGSLVLGSHGDVYAPGGQSVFKDPVSGRYVMVYHYVRKNETFDGQSYLGINFLDFSSGWPVVVD; this is encoded by the exons ATGTGTTATATTATGCGGTCTCGACCGCCAACAGCCGCGATTCTGTCATCGGTGTTGCCACTAGTCCTACGATGGAACCAGGTACCTGGACAGACCTCGGTGCAGTCCTCATGTCCAAGCAGGGTGATGTTTTCAATGCTAGTAG TTGATCCGGACCTGATCGATTACAACGGTCTCAAACTCTCGTTTGGCTCTTGGTCGAGCGGCATTTATCAGATCAGTATCTCGTCTGATGTTAATCATGCATCCTCT CGAACTCCTGGAACACATCTTGCGGGCGGAAACGGTCGCCCAGTAGAAGGCGCTATTACGTTCAAACCCGACAATTCATCTTATTGGTTCCACTTTTTCTCTGATGGAGTCACTCATCTTACCAGT AAACCCCTTCCTCCGGGAAAAGAATACAAAGTTCTCGTTGGCCGTGGAAGTGGCGGGACGGGACCGTTTTATGGAAAATTCGGGCGTGCGTTGACTGAGACGTCCGACCCACCTCCTGGATCATTGGTCTTGGGGTCCCATGGTGATGTCTATGCTCCTG GTGGCCAAAGTGTCTTCAAGGACCCAGTGAGTGGTAGATACGTGATGGTCTACCATTACGTTCGTAAGAACGAAACTTTCGATGGACAATCGTATTTGGGCATCAATTTCTTGGATTTCTCCTCTGGATGGCCGGTTGTTGTTGACTGA
- a CDS encoding uncharacterized protein (CAZy:GH43), whose product MQFLFLLTSLLTVASFVSAVPNPLPGSENIVVRDPTIWYNPTPRKYFVFSTGEGIRIFTSPSLTGSWTRVGTVMPNCSIINHPGNCELWAPSISFTLGKYVLYYAVSTIGSQDSAIGVATSPSMEPGTWTDLGAVVTSKPGDVFNAIDPDLIDYNGLKLSFGSYWNGIYQIGIWPDVNNPASPTPGTHLAGGNGRPAEGGTTFKPEDSPYWFHFFSDGVTPLAGSTSRPPPGEEYKVRVGRGTGGMGPFVGQLGFALTETRDPPTGSLVLGSHDNIYAPGGQSIFKDPVSGRYVMAYHYVRNNDTVGGQSYLGINFLDFSSGWPVVVD is encoded by the exons ATGCAGTTCCTCTTCCTTTTGACGTCGCTGCTcaccgtagcctctttcgtATCCGCCGTTCCCAATCCGTTACCTGGTAGCG aaaacATTGTGGTGCGGGATCCTACGATATG GTACAACCCCACCCCTCGCAAGTACTTCGTTTTCTCCACCGGTGAAGGTATCAGGATCTTCACGAGCCCATCGTTGACAGG ATCCTGGACCCGTGTCGGCACTGTGATGCCCAACTGCTCCATCATCAATCACCCAGGGAATTGTGAATTATGGGCACCCTCCATCAGTTTCACTTTGGGAAAATACGTGTTGTACTACGCGGTCTCTACCATCGGAAGTCAAGATTCTGCTATCGGTGTAGCGACTAGTCCTTCAATGGAACCAGGTACCTGGACAGACCTCGGTGCAGTCGTCACGTCCAAGCCGGGCGATGTCTTTAATGCAA TTGATCCTGATCTGATTGATTACAATGGTCTCAAGCTCTCCTTTGGTTCTTACTGGAACGGCATCTATCAGATTGGTATCTGGCCTGATGTTAATAATCCAGCTTCT CCGACTCCCGGAACACACCTCGCAGGCGGAAACGGTCGCCCGGCGGAAGGTGGCACTACATTCAAACCCGAGGACTCGCCGTATTGGTTCCATTTCTTTTCTGATGGAGTTACTCCTCTCGCCGGC TCAACCAGCCGTCCACCTCCAGGAGAAGAGTACAAAGTTCGCGTTGGCCGCGGAACTGGCGGGATGGGACCGTTCGTTGGGCAGCTTGGATTTGCTCTGACTGAGACGAGGGACCCCCCGACTGGTTCCCTTGTTTTAGGATCGCATGACAATATCTACGCGCCTG GTGGCCAGAGTATCTTCAAAGACCCGGTCAGTGGCCGATACGTGATGGCCTATCATTACGTTCGTAACAACGATACAGTTGGCGGTCAATCATACTTGGGCATCAATTTCCTGGATTTCTCCTCTGGATGGCCGGTCGTTGTCGATTGA
- a CDS encoding uncharacterized protein (CAZy:GH43) — protein sequence MQFLFPLISLLSVVSFVFAVPNPIPGTSDIVVRDPSIWYNPASHKYFVFSTGEGIRIFTSPSLRGPWARVGTVMPNCSQIDHPGRCELWAPSVSFTLGKYVLYYAVSTANSRDSVIGVATSPTMEPGTWTDLGAVLMSKQGDVFNAIDPDLIDYNGLKLSFGSWSSGIYQISISSDVNHASSRTPGTHLAGGNGRPVEGAITFKPDNSSYWFHFFSDGVTHLTSKPLPPGKEYKVLVGRGSGGTGPFYGKFGRALTETSDPPPGSLVLGSHGDVYAPGGQSVFKDPVSGRYVMVYHYVRKNETFDGQSYLGINFLDFSSGWPVVVD from the exons ATGCAGTTTCTTTTTCCTCTGATATCGTTGCTCTCTGTAGTCTCTTTCGTCTTCGCTGTCCCTAATCCAATACCCGGTACTAGCG ATATTGTGGTCCGGGATCCTTCGATATG GTACAACCCTGCCTCTCACAAGTACTTCGTTTTCTCCACTGGTGAAGGCATCAGGATTTTTACTAGTCCGTCGTTGAGAGG ACCCTGGGCCCGTGTCGGCACTGTAATGCCCAACTGTTCCCAGATCGATCATCCAGGTAGATGCGAATTGTGGGCACCGTCTGTCAGTTTTACATTGGGAAAATATGTGTTATATTATGCGGTCTCGACCGCCAACAGCCGCGATTCTGTCATCGGTGTTGCCACTAGTCCTACGATGGAACCAGGTACCTGGACAGACCTCGGTGCAGTCCTCATGTCCAAGCAGGGTGATGTTTTCAATGCTA TTGATCCGGACCTGATCGATTACAACGGTCTCAAACTCTCGTTTGGCTCTTGGTCGAGCGGCATTTATCAGATCAGTATCTCGTCTGATGTTAATCATGCATCCTCT CGAACTCCTGGAACACATCTTGCGGGCGGAAACGGTCGCCCAGTAGAAGGCGCTATTACGTTCAAACCCGACAATTCATCTTATTGGTTCCACTTTTTCTCTGATGGAGTCACTCATCTTACCAGT AAACCCCTTCCTCCGGGAAAAGAATACAAAGTTCTCGTTGGCCGTGGAAGTGGCGGGACGGGACCGTTTTATGGAAAATTCGGGCGTGCGTTGACTGAGACGTCCGACCCACCTCCTGGATCATTGGTCTTGGGGTCCCATGGTGATGTCTATGCTCCTG GTGGCCAAAGTGTCTTCAAGGACCCAGTGAGTGGTAGATACGTGATGGTCTACCATTACGTTCGTAAGAACGAAACTTTCGATGGACAATCGTATTTGGGCATCAATTTCTTGGATTTCTCCTCTGGATGGCCGGTTGTTGTTGACTGA
- a CDS encoding uncharacterized protein (CAZy:GH43) yields MLILVKTSDTLEDIVVRDPSIWYNPASHKYFVFSTGEGIRIFTSPSLRGPWARVGTVMPNCSQIDHPGRCELWAPSVSFTLGKYVLYYAVSTANSRDSVIGVATSPTMEPGTWTDLGAVLMSKQGDVFNAIDPDLIDYNGLKLSFGSWSSGIYQISISSDVNHASSRTPGTHLAGGNGRPVEGAITFKPDNSSYWFHFFSDGVTHLTSKPLPPGKEYKVLVGRGSGGTGPFYGKFGRALTETSDPPPGSLVLGSHGDVYAPGGQSVFKDPVSGRYVMVYHYVRKNETFDGQSYLGINFLDFSSGWPVVVD; encoded by the exons ATGTTAATTCTGGTAAAGACTTCTGACACTTTAGAAGATATTGTGGTCCGGGATCCTTCGATATG GTACAACCCTGCCTCTCACAAGTACTTCGTTTTCTCCACTGGTGAAGGCATCAGGATTTTTACTAGTCCGTCGTTGAGAGG ACCCTGGGCCCGTGTCGGCACTGTAATGCCCAACTGTTCCCAGATCGATCATCCAGGTAGATGCGAATTGTGGGCACCGTCTGTCAGTTTTACATTGGGAAAATATGTGTTATATTATGCGGTCTCGACCGCCAACAGCCGCGATTCTGTCATCGGTGTTGCCACTAGTCCTACGATGGAACCAGGTACCTGGACAGACCTCGGTGCAGTCCTCATGTCCAAGCAGGGTGATGTTTTCAATGCTA TTGATCCGGACCTGATCGATTACAACGGTCTCAAACTCTCGTTTGGCTCTTGGTCGAGCGGCATTTATCAGATCAGTATCTCGTCTGATGTTAATCATGCATCCTCT CGAACTCCTGGAACACATCTTGCGGGCGGAAACGGTCGCCCAGTAGAAGGCGCTATTACGTTCAAACCCGACAATTCATCTTATTGGTTCCACTTTTTCTCTGATGGAGTCACTCATCTTACCAGT AAACCCCTTCCTCCGGGAAAAGAATACAAAGTTCTCGTTGGCCGTGGAAGTGGCGGGACGGGACCGTTTTATGGAAAATTCGGGCGTGCGTTGACTGAGACGTCCGACCCACCTCCTGGATCATTGGTCTTGGGGTCCCATGGTGATGTCTATGCTCCTG GTGGCCAAAGTGTCTTCAAGGACCCAGTGAGTGGTAGATACGTGATGGTCTACCATTACGTTCGTAAGAACGAAACTTTCGATGGACAATCGTATTTGGGCATCAATTTCTTGGATTTCTCCTCTGGATGGCCGGTTGTTGTTGACTGA